A segment of the Candidatus Afararchaeum irisae genome:
CGACGAGCGCGAGCACGGTGTCCTCGAACATCTTGAACAGCCGCCCGTCGTTGTGCTCCTCTTTCAGGTAGCGCACGTTCTCCAGCATATCGTCCACGTAGGGGGCGAAGAACTCCTCTACCCCAGAGTAATCTTGTGAAGTGTAGTTGTTAATGCGCTCTTCTAGTCCACTCTTGTACTTCCAGTCGAACTCTCCGCCGAACTCCTCTGCGAGAGCCATGTGGTCTTTGACCGTGTCGAGGACTCCTTGTAGAGCCGCAAAGTACTCTCCGAAGTTACTCACTCCCGTTTCAAGCTGTATAGTGTCGAACAGCGGCATCCGCACGCGTCGGACGAGGAATCCATCCTCTGTCTCAGGTACTTCGTCCTCGTCTACTTCGACAGGGAGGGGGACAGGTATACGGACATCCTGTTCGTCCTCCGTTATCGCGTCGAAGGTCATCTGCTGAGTGCCGTCGTCGCCTAGATCAGCTCCCGTCAGCTCACGTTCGTTACGGAGAGTGTCTGTTCTATAGATCGGGAGCCGACGTAGTGTATACTCGGGGTTCTGATCCTTCGCCTTTCTGTAAGCTGGGAGAATTGCGACTACGAAACGTATCTGTGCCATTAGAACCGCAAACGGGTGTATGTCGAGACCCACGACACGGGGACGTGTACATAGATCCTGTAGATGCTCCTCCCAGTCGGGATTTTCTTCGTACCGTTCTATGTCCTCCAAGTATCTTTCTACGGCTTCTACGAGGAAGGTACCAGAACCACAAGACGGGTCGATTAGACGCTGATTTGAGATACCGCGTTCGTATCCCACACCGTCCATAATGTAGTCGACGACGGGCTGAGGAGTGTAAAACTCACCGAGTGCCTTACGCGTCTCGGGGTCGAAGTACTTCTGGTAGAGGTCGCCAAGTAGGTCTCCTTGAACGTCGGCAAAGTCGAAGCGTAGGACGTTGAAGAAGATCTCCGCGACAGCCCGACTGAAACGGTTACGAGTAGTCTCACTGATACGGTCGACTTCTCCCGTGCCCCGTGCCACAGCCCTAAACTGGCTGGCTCCAGTTTCGTGTCCCCGTGAAAGCTGTTCGGCGTATCCGTCCGTCCACCACACGAAGATGTCGTCCTGGAAAAGCCCCTCGACTAACTGATCCTGCATATCGTCTATCAGGTTATCGGCTGCGACTGGGAACGCGTCGAGGTTGATACTTTCTCCGAAGCCTTGGAGTCCACGGAAGTACTCTCCCATGCCGTTGTATCCTGTGCCTGCGAAGAAGTCGTGATCCTCAGTCGCTTTTGCGAGAAGGAGACGCGAGAGAAGAGCGTGACCACTCTCTAGACAGAACATGAAGTCACGTAGAGACTGTTTTCCGTTGATGAACGGTTCCCACGAGTCGGGGACATCATCTGGCTCGTCCGCATAGGTTGCCTCCCAGAAGTCATACGCCCCCTTCACGAACTTGGCTTCTTTCTCATCCCTAAGCTCCTGTAGAATGTCCATCATGCCAACTACGAGATCCGCAAATGGACTACCTTCTTCGAGACGGAAGGTGTCGAAGAAATGCTCCTGACCAAGCTCGGATTCTTCGTCTAAGGGGATAGGATCTAACCCTTCCAAGAACTGATTGACGTCTTCGGGATTAGTAAGGTCGAACTCACGTTTGTAGAGAGCGTCAGCGAGGTCGCGGGCTTGACTCTGTGTTATAGACTCTAAGGAGACAACAAGAACCGGAGAACTCTGCCCTCGACGGTAGAGACGTAGAATCTCTCCGTTTGT
Coding sequences within it:
- a CDS encoding N-6 DNA methylase produces the protein MSDVASLRDSLKSIYERIDEDMSERDVETLFIEQGFYDALDYEGTGTYIRSEFTLPNDQRPDYITLDTNESVTTVYEFKTSGRELSPHKSQLFDYMEYLKAEHGVLTNGEILRLYRRGQSSPVLVVSLESITQSQARDLADALYKREFDLTNPEDVNQFLEGLDPIPLDEESELGQEHFFDTFRLEEGSPFADLVVGMMDILQELRDEKEAKFVKGAYDFWEATYADEPDDVPDSWEPFINGKQSLRDFMFCLESGHALLSRLLLAKATEDHDFFAGTGYNGMGEYFRGLQGFGESINLDAFPVAADNLIDDMQDQLVEGLFQDDIFVWWTDGYAEQLSRGHETGASQFRAVARGTGEVDRISETTRNRFSRAVAEIFFNVLRFDFADVQGDLLGDLYQKYFDPETRKALGEFYTPQPVVDYIMDGVGYERGISNQRLIDPSCGSGTFLVEAVERYLEDIERYEENPDWEEHLQDLCTRPRVVGLDIHPFAVLMAQIRFVVAILPAYRKAKDQNPEYTLRRLPIYRTDTLRNERELTGADLGDDGTQQMTFDAITEDEQDVRIPVPLPVEVDEDEVPETEDGFLVRRVRMPLFDTIQLETGVSNFGEYFAALQGVLDTVKDHMALAEEFGGEFDWKYKSGLEERINNYTSQDYSGVEEFFAPYVDDMLENVRYLKEEHNDGRLFKMFEDTVLALV